In Asterias rubens chromosome 10, eAstRub1.3, whole genome shotgun sequence, the following proteins share a genomic window:
- the LOC117295288 gene encoding uncharacterized protein LOC117295288, whose amino-acid sequence MQTMSEPPASPLSLKPAADGWNSMSLSRLTFSGKDIGISKTLAALGVLGLISMLLGGLSVLLLFCLSYRQDNPPSEADASTRVGGVGWSVHFIDSSVVLGSLCIMLCSCSLVSSSAQCYFAAKMLKLPQGEERAHRFLTDTSGARFLAISSFFAAVPVFVTALGLFIIHEFRLVPAVLSTSFLGLGLILMLATFSHSVVLWRREQDLIIRGVGVFEYNGTSAISSSVDGRAPFAYTNNVNTNSETAPAAADNNLSTLV is encoded by the exons ATGCAAACTATGAGTGAGCCACCAGCCTCCCCCTTGAGTCTCAAGCCAGCCGCCGACGGGTGGAACAGCATGAGCTTATCTCGTCTGACTTTCAGCGGTAAGGACATCGGTATCTCCAAGACCCTTGCAGCCCTGGGCGTTCTCGGCCTCATATCGATGCTGCTGGGCGGCCTCTCGGTCCTGCTCTTGTTCTGCCTCAGCTACCGTCAGGACAACCCACCGTCGGAGGCAGACGCATCCACCCGGGTCGGTGGAGTGGGATGGTCAGTCCATTTTATTGACTCTAGTGTGGTGCTCGGGAGTTTGTGCATCATGCTGTGCTCTTGTAGTCTGGTGTCCAGTTCGGCACAGTGTTACTTTGCAGCGAAGATGCTGAAACTGCCTCAGGGAGAGGAAAG AGCACATCGTTTTCTTACCGACACGTCAGGAGCAAGATTTCTAGCAATTAGTTCATTCTTTGCTGCAGTGCCAGTATTCGTTACAg CTTTGGGCTTGTTCATCATTCACGAGTTTCGTCTGGTGCCTGCCGTCTTATCAACGTCCTTCCTGGGTCTCGGTCTGATATTGATGCTCGCTACATTCAGTCACAGCGTGGTGTTATGGAGGAGGGAACAAGACCTGATTATTCGCGGAGTCGGCGTGTTTGAGTACAACGGTACATCGGCCATCAGCAGCAGCGTGGATGGGAGGGCGCCCTTTGCTTACACCAATAACGTGAACACAAACTCTGAGACGGCGCCTGCTGCAGCAGATAACAACTTATCAACTCTTGTATAA